A window of Benincasa hispida cultivar B227 chromosome 9, ASM972705v1, whole genome shotgun sequence genomic DNA:
tattttattgtaaaatactcCATTTTTAttccctcgtggagatgatgatgaagggaagtcatagtttttgctttgtcctgattGGCTATCGTATTTCcttatttatttgtttcttCCATGTTCATAGCATCAAGGTGAATTTCAGCATtgagcacccatgacaaataattattgtcatcaATGTCAAGGgatatgaattttaattttgtaaggtttgtcatgacaacattatcacaaaatattgtatttatattcgaaatttaatatgtactaaatatgcaaaataacatttaatttattaattataacgaagagatAACTACAAGACACGTAGATGAATATTGACACGTAATTTTTAGAACACTAAACAATCaacatctatttatttttataatatttataataaatatatccaTTGAACTCTCGTATTTATGTTGAAGTTGCATGTAAGTAGAGATTTGGCCGGAAACATTTATTTGATAAACCGCACTCGAACCTCCACTAACAAAAACGCCAAATTCCGAACGGTGTTCGGATCGTTTACGAAACATTACCGACTTGACATAATAGAAAAAACGTGTCACCGGCcaataaatacaaacaaaataaacagaaagatattcaatttaaaagctaAAATAAACCAAACATTcagacatttttatttttctcacgttccaaattattgtaaacaaattttccaacatgcacacacacacatatatggCAAAAAAATTATAAGTCGGAACCAATACTAAATACATGCCTGTTACTATTTTATCTTTCTcgaaactaaattattatttcaatttagacCAGTCAACGGCGGCGGCTGTACCACTCCTATACAAGAAGCAAATCTGAAAGTCTCTGCGACCAAAAACTcaagtctctaaactttcaacctgaatattcattttttatccGACCATTTCATGGCGGACTACGGCGGCCAGAATCTCGAAGTGGATCCGAGAAGCGGCTTCTGCAAATCCACAAAAATCTTCCACAGCAAACGCCGCCCAATCCCACTTCCCCCCAACCAATCCCTCGATGCCACGACGTTTATCTCTTCCCGCCCTCACAACGGCAAAATCGCCCTCATCGACGCCACCACCGGCCAACACATCACCTATTCCGATCTCTGGAACTCCGTCGACGCCGTCGCCTCTTCGCTTTCCGACATGGGCATCAGAAAAGGCCACGTCATCCTCCTTCTTTCCCCAAATTCCATCTACTTCCCCATTATTTGCCTCGCCGTCATGTCCATCGGCGCCATCATCACTACCACAAATCCCCTCAACACTCCTCAAGAAATCGCCAAACAAATCGCCGATTCCAACCCGATTTTAGCCTTCACTACTCAACAACTAATCCCCAAAATCGCCAATTCCAAATTACCAATCGTCATAATCGACGGTCAAATTCCAAAATCCCCAATCAAAATCGTGTCGACATTGAGCGAAATGATGAGGAAAAAACCAAGTGGGAGTCGAATTAAGGAACGCGTGGAGCAAAACGACACAGCGACTCTGCTTTATTCCTCTGGAACGACAGGGGCGAGCAAAGGCGTAGTGTCGTCTCACAAGAATCTAATCGCCATGGTTCAAGTGGTTGTGACGAGATTCAAACTAAGCGAAGGGGAAGGGACTTTCATTTGTACGGTCCCGATGTTTCATATTTACGGCCTTGTGGCTTTCGCTACGGGGCTGCTTTCTTCGGGATCTACAATCGTTGTATTGTCAAAATTTGAGATTCATGAAATGTTGTCGGCGATTGAGAAGTACAAGGCCACGTATTTGCCTCTTGTACCGCCGATTCTGGTGGCGCTCGTGAACGCCGCCGAGCAGATAAAGGGAAAGTACGATTTGGGGTCGTTGCACACGGCGTTGTCCGGCGGAGCGCCGCTTGGAAAGGAGGTGATTGAGGGTTTTGTTGAGAAGTATCCAAATGTTGCAATTCTTCAGGGATATGGATTGACGGAGTCCACCGGAATTGGGGCGTCCACTGATTCTTTGGAGGAGAGCCGCCGGTACGGCACGGCGGGGCTTCTGTCTCCAAGCACTGAAGGGATGATTGTTGACCCGGAAACCGGTGAGGTTCTTCCCGTGAACCGGACTGGAGAGCTTTGGCTTAGAGGGCCCACCGTAATGAAAGGTAAAGAAAAGTGGTCAATGGCCGACatgattgaaattttgaattgagTTTATCATATGCATCTTGTTTGGATACTGcaatttattatttcatttttttaaagaggaatctttaattatttttatagaaCAGTGGAATTTTAGctttgaactttgaaagatGGCTTTATTTCTTCAACATTTTACACGTGTTTTTTGGTCTAAACTATGATACATACTCCAAGGATAATTCAATATCTGTTTCGTATATTTAATGCATTGTATCGTATGCATGTGTATATTTTATCATGTTTGAAAAATGTTGTTTATTAGtcaaaaacttttatttttaaaattactagttattattttttgtctAATAAATCTCTACGCTTTAACCTAATTCCTGAACGCCTATTGTGACATTGtacttttaatttaatatacattagttctttgaatttttaaaaaatgtttgaatatcTTAGCAGCCTACTAACACAAGGTATAATGTTCTGTTTGCATTGGTCTTTTTGTcgtaggtttttttttaaaaaaattacttttctttttggatgattttcatattttctaacgGAAGATTATAATTTATAGCTAAAttctaacaaaaaaaacaaaacaaaacaaaacaaaaaaacattgCTTATAAATTCTTAATGTTAAATAATcagaatcaaattgttatcaaatgaGACATAGATGATCtatatctttattttctttaaaaaatctgTTTGATCTATTAAATACTTTGAATATgatagacacaaacataaaaattGACAAGTTTAACGGcaactttgtttttatttttctgttttcaaaatttatgattttttttttcaattgtttattatggaTTTCATTTCATATAtcttaaagaaatatttgaattcctactcaaattccaaaaacaaaactttGATAGATACTATTCTGATAGTAATGAATTGGATCGATGTTCCGTTTGCATAATTCGTAGTGACATCAATTTTGTAGGGTATTTTGGTAATGTGGAGGCGACAACTTCAACACTTGATTCAGAGGGATGGCTGAGAACCGGTGATCTGTGTTATATTGATGAAGATGGTTTTATTTTTGTGGTTGATAGGCTTAAGGAACTCATCAAATATAAGGGTTATCAGGTAATTTACATTCATTTTGTTTCTGAAAACCATATacattattactattatttttatttttccaaagggacaaaaagaaaaaaaattatacattgTTTGAAAATCCAGCAACTATTTTTCtgctataaaatttaatttatatttttaaaaggtaTAAAAACATTGCACTGCCAAAGAAAATTCATTAACAGCAACTTttactctcttttttttttttaattagttttccCCCTTTTTGTAACTTTTATGAGAACATTTTAGAGAACATGTCTATTTGCATATTTTCCTCCTCTAAAAAttgcatattttattattatttttttatatccatttactaatttaatattaatattattttgtaggTGCCTCCTGCAGAATTGGAGGCGTTGTTGCTTACTCATCCTAATATCTCTGATGCAGCCGTGATTCCGTAAGTTCAACATTTTTCGTTTTTcgttctttttttcctttaaatagtTCGACGAAATTCTTGGAAAATTGTtaattaaaattactaaaattatttCTGATGTTTataatcttattttttttttcccgaaAACTAAAACCTAAAAATTACATGCTTATCAAAAAACACATCCATTTTAGGCAAAGGCCCACCACAGAATACGATAGTGTAGGATGAGATAATATATTTTaggataaatatcaatttatattcctGAATTTTAGGATCGTATCAATATaaatctcaaactaataattgtatcaatttaaaccctgaagttttataattgtatcaacttaaaccctccattatgttttatttggatacacttataaatattcggggtttaaattgatacactcataaaaatttaaagtttaaattagtatacttatgtttttttttttttttcaatacaatgtaacttttaaaattaaaaataaaaaataaaaagaaagaagtgagCATAATTTCATATTCGAGGTGATTGAGGTTGGAATGAGTGGATACGACTATAAAACATAACTTCCATCACCTATTAACTTCAACTAAATTAATGATTCTCGAGACCTAACGACTATCCAGATTAAACACAATTACTCATCTTCTTAAATGTTTTATATGTGGGTGTATTGTCACATTGGACGCAAAAAATTCCTAAAGTTGTGAGTTTTCCCCATTTTAATTCTAGATATCCAGACAAAGAAGTTGGACAGTTTCCAATGGCGTACGTGGTAAGAACGGATGGAAGTGATATTTCACATGAAGATGTAATGCAATTTGTGGCCAAACAGGTTAGTGATTACATTTACATTTATAAGTACTTTTATGGCgtatttaaaatacatttttaagtatttaatttaaaaaataagtcatttaaaaaaattggaatattcgtcaactactcaaaatagcttttttgaatgtattttgattaatttttatcaaaagtgtttaaattttttttagcaaaattagcttttaaaaaatattttttttctcaagtcaatccaaacgggcCTTTagtgagtgattttgaaatggttaaaacCGCTTTTCTCATGTTAGAGATTACTACGAAACACAACTTTAATCCTTCATAATCAACTCAATCATTaattatatacttttaaattcaattttcaaactattaaaattgattttgaattattaaaagaaTGTTTCTTAGTGattttgaaaaaggaaaaaaaataattttaattattttacaaacaCTCCCAAACATATTCATTCTATCAGAGGTCGTTTGGTTTAAGGTTTCATGGATGACTGGAAATAAAACATGCTTGAAAATTAAAGATGGTTGTGTTTTGTTGTACATGTAAATGCTATTAGAACTTTATGAACAAAAATCATGTTTGTATTTAGTTTATGAAAGTAagcatgaattttttttataattataatagatTAATATGTTAACCAATAAACAACATTCAATATATCGATATATGAagcaataataattttaattataaatattttaaaaatgaatatttataattaaaaattaatcaattaatatattcaataaacGTCATAgtaattataatctaatacctaatcatttttataattaattaacttcaacattataattttaattcttaattaaataatataataatacatattttaaacaatatattctataaaaagttaaaaaaaataaatagtaatatgatatattaatgaagaatattaaaaaaatgtaaatatgataggctaataatgaatgaagtaataaaaattaataacaatgaaTAACTAACTCATCAATAATGATTACATGTTCATAACAAAtggtcaaatt
This region includes:
- the LOC120086001 gene encoding 4-coumarate--CoA ligase-like 5, coding for MADYGGQNLEVDPRSGFCKSTKIFHSKRRPIPLPPNQSLDATTFISSRPHNGKIALIDATTGQHITYSDLWNSVDAVASSLSDMGIRKGHVILLLSPNSIYFPIICLAVMSIGAIITTTNPLNTPQEIAKQIADSNPILAFTTQQLIPKIANSKLPIVIIDGQIPKSPIKIVSTLSEMMRKKPSGSRIKERVEQNDTATLLYSSGTTGASKGVVSSHKNLIAMVQVVVTRFKLSEGEGTFICTVPMFHIYGLVAFATGLLSSGSTIVVLSKFEIHEMLSAIEKYKATYLPLVPPILVALVNAAEQIKGKYDLGSLHTALSGGAPLGKEVIEGFVEKYPNVAILQGYGLTESTGIGASTDSLEESRRYGTAGLLSPSTEGMIVDPETGEVLPVNRTGELWLRGPTVMKGYFGNVEATTSTLDSEGWLRTGDLCYIDEDGFIFVVDRLKELIKYKGYQVPPAELEALLLTHPNISDAAVIPYPDKEVGQFPMAYVVRTDGSDISHEDVMQFVAKQVAPYKRIRRVAFVDSIPKNPSGKILRKDLIKLATSKL